In one Eulemur rufifrons isolate Redbay chromosome 14, OSU_ERuf_1, whole genome shotgun sequence genomic region, the following are encoded:
- the GLYR1 gene encoding cytokine-like nuclear factor N-PAC isoform X2: MAAVSLRLGDLVWGKLGRYPPWPGKIVNPPKDLKKPRGKKCFFVKFFGTEDHAWIKVEQLKPYHAHKEEMIKINKGKRFQQAVDAVEEFLRRAKGKDQTSSHNSADDKNRRNSSEERSRPNSGDEKRKLSLSEGKVKKNVGEGKKRVSSGSSERGSKSPLKRAQEQSPRKRGRPPKDEKDLTIPESSTVKGMMAGPMAAFKWQPTASEPVKDADPHFHHFLLSQTEKPAVCYQAITKKLKICEEETGSTSIQAADSTAVNGSITPTDKKIGFLGLGLMGSGIVSNLLKMGHTVTVWNRTAEKEGARLGRTPAEVVSTCDITFACVSDPKAAKDLVLGPSGVLQGIRPGKCYVDMSTVDADTVTELAQVIVSRGGRFLEAPVSGNQQLSNDGMLVILAAGDRGLYEDCSSCFQAMGKTSFFLGEVGNAAKMMLIVNMVQGSFMATIAEGLTLAQVTGQSQQTLLDILNQGQLASIFLDQKCQNILQGNFKPDFYLKYIQKDLRLAIALGDAVNHPTPMAAAANEVYKRAKALDQSDNDMSAVYRAYIH; encoded by the exons TGCCTGGATCAAAGTGGAACAGCTAAAGCCATATCATGCTCACAAAgaggaaatgataaagattaaCAAGGGTAAACGATTCCAGCAAGCTGTGGATGCTGTGGAAGAGTTCCTCAGGAGAGCCAAAGGGAAAGACCAG ACATCATCCCACAATTCTGCTGATGACAAGAATCGGCGTAATTCCAGTGAGGAGAGAAGTAGGCCAAACTCAGGTGATGAGAAGCGCAAGCTTAGCCTGTCTGAAGGGAAGGTGAAGAAGAAcgtgggagaaggaaagaagagggtgTCTTCAGGCTCTTCAGAGAGAGGCTCCAAATCCCCTCTGAAAAGAGCCCAAGAGCAGAGTCCCCGGAAGCGGGGTCGGCCCCCAAAGGATGAGAAG GATCTCACCATCCCTGAGTCCAGTACCGTCAAGGGGATGATGGCCGGACCGATGGCGGCGTTTAAGTGGCAGCCGACTGCCAGTGAG CCTGTTAAAGATGCAGATCCTCATTTCCATCATTTCCTGCTGAGCCAAACAGAGAAG CCAGCTGTCTGTTACCAGGCAAtcacaaagaaattgaaaatatgtgAAGAG GAAACTGGTTCCACCTCCATCCAGGCAGCTGACAGCACAGCCGTGAATGGCAGCATCACACCCACAgacaaaaa GATAGGATTTCTGGGCCTTGGCCTCATGGGAAGTGGCATCGTCTCCAACTTGCTAAAAATGGGTCACACGGTCACTGTCTGGAACCGCACTGCAGAGAAA GAGGGGGCCCGCCTAGGAAGAACCCCCGCTGAAGTTGTTTCAACTTGTGACATCACTTTCGCCTGTGTGTCGGATCCCAAGGCAGCCAAGGAC CTGGTGCTGGGCCCCAGTGGTGTGCTGCAAGGGATCCGCCCTGGAAAGTGCTACGTGGACATGTCAACGGTGGACGCTGACACAGTCACCGAGCTGGCCCAG GTGATTGTGTCCAGGGGGGGCCGCTTTCTGGAAGCACCAGTCTCAGGGAATCAGCAGCTGTCTAATGATGGGATGTTGGTGATCTTAGCAGCTGGAGATAGGGGCTTATACGAGGACTGCAGCAGCTGCTTCCAGGCAATGGGGAAGACCTCCTTCTTTCTAG GTGAAGTTGGCAACGCAGCCAAGATGATGCTGATTGTGAACATGGTCCAAGGGAGCTTCATGGCCACCATCGCTGAGGGGCTGACCTTGGCCCAGGTGACAGGCCAGTCCCAGCAGACACTCCTGGACATCCTCAACCAGGGACAGTTGGCCAGTATCTTTCTGGACCAGAAGTGCCAAA ATATCCTGCAAGGAAACTTTAAGCCTGATTTCTACCTGAAATACATTCAGAAGGATCTGCGCTTGGCCATTGCGCTGGGCGATGCCGTCAACCACCCAACTCCCATGGCAGCTGCAGCCAACGAG gtGTACAAAAGAGCCAAGGCACTGGACCAGTCTGACAACGATATGTCTGCCGTGTACCGAGCTTACATACACTAA
- the GLYR1 gene encoding cytokine-like nuclear factor N-PAC isoform X1, which translates to MAAVSLRLGDLVWGKLGRYPPWPGKIVNPPKDLKKPRGKKCFFVKFFGTEDHAWIKVEQLKPYHAHKEEMIKINKGKRFQQAVDAVEEFLRRAKGKDQTSSHNSADDKNRRNSSEERSRPNSGDEKRKLSLSEGKVKKNVGEGKKRVSSGSSERGSKSPLKRAQEQSPRKRGRPPKDEKDLTIPESSTVKGMMAGPMAAFKWQPTASEPVKDADPHFHHFLLSQTEKPAVCYQAITKKLKICEEETGSTSIQAADSTAVNGSITPTDKKIGFLGLGLMGSGIVSNLLKMGHTVTVWNRTAEKCDLFIQEGARLGRTPAEVVSTCDITFACVSDPKAAKDLVLGPSGVLQGIRPGKCYVDMSTVDADTVTELAQVIVSRGGRFLEAPVSGNQQLSNDGMLVILAAGDRGLYEDCSSCFQAMGKTSFFLGEVGNAAKMMLIVNMVQGSFMATIAEGLTLAQVTGQSQQTLLDILNQGQLASIFLDQKCQNILQGNFKPDFYLKYIQKDLRLAIALGDAVNHPTPMAAAANEVYKRAKALDQSDNDMSAVYRAYIH; encoded by the exons TGCCTGGATCAAAGTGGAACAGCTAAAGCCATATCATGCTCACAAAgaggaaatgataaagattaaCAAGGGTAAACGATTCCAGCAAGCTGTGGATGCTGTGGAAGAGTTCCTCAGGAGAGCCAAAGGGAAAGACCAG ACATCATCCCACAATTCTGCTGATGACAAGAATCGGCGTAATTCCAGTGAGGAGAGAAGTAGGCCAAACTCAGGTGATGAGAAGCGCAAGCTTAGCCTGTCTGAAGGGAAGGTGAAGAAGAAcgtgggagaaggaaagaagagggtgTCTTCAGGCTCTTCAGAGAGAGGCTCCAAATCCCCTCTGAAAAGAGCCCAAGAGCAGAGTCCCCGGAAGCGGGGTCGGCCCCCAAAGGATGAGAAG GATCTCACCATCCCTGAGTCCAGTACCGTCAAGGGGATGATGGCCGGACCGATGGCGGCGTTTAAGTGGCAGCCGACTGCCAGTGAG CCTGTTAAAGATGCAGATCCTCATTTCCATCATTTCCTGCTGAGCCAAACAGAGAAG CCAGCTGTCTGTTACCAGGCAAtcacaaagaaattgaaaatatgtgAAGAG GAAACTGGTTCCACCTCCATCCAGGCAGCTGACAGCACAGCCGTGAATGGCAGCATCACACCCACAgacaaaaa GATAGGATTTCTGGGCCTTGGCCTCATGGGAAGTGGCATCGTCTCCAACTTGCTAAAAATGGGTCACACGGTCACTGTCTGGAACCGCACTGCAGAGAAA TGTGATTTGTTCATCCAGGAGGGGGCCCGCCTAGGAAGAACCCCCGCTGAAGTTGTTTCAACTTGTGACATCACTTTCGCCTGTGTGTCGGATCCCAAGGCAGCCAAGGAC CTGGTGCTGGGCCCCAGTGGTGTGCTGCAAGGGATCCGCCCTGGAAAGTGCTACGTGGACATGTCAACGGTGGACGCTGACACAGTCACCGAGCTGGCCCAG GTGATTGTGTCCAGGGGGGGCCGCTTTCTGGAAGCACCAGTCTCAGGGAATCAGCAGCTGTCTAATGATGGGATGTTGGTGATCTTAGCAGCTGGAGATAGGGGCTTATACGAGGACTGCAGCAGCTGCTTCCAGGCAATGGGGAAGACCTCCTTCTTTCTAG GTGAAGTTGGCAACGCAGCCAAGATGATGCTGATTGTGAACATGGTCCAAGGGAGCTTCATGGCCACCATCGCTGAGGGGCTGACCTTGGCCCAGGTGACAGGCCAGTCCCAGCAGACACTCCTGGACATCCTCAACCAGGGACAGTTGGCCAGTATCTTTCTGGACCAGAAGTGCCAAA ATATCCTGCAAGGAAACTTTAAGCCTGATTTCTACCTGAAATACATTCAGAAGGATCTGCGCTTGGCCATTGCGCTGGGCGATGCCGTCAACCACCCAACTCCCATGGCAGCTGCAGCCAACGAG gtGTACAAAAGAGCCAAGGCACTGGACCAGTCTGACAACGATATGTCTGCCGTGTACCGAGCTTACATACACTAA
- the GLYR1 gene encoding cytokine-like nuclear factor N-PAC isoform X3 yields MAAVSLRLGDLVWGKLGRYPPWPGKIVNPPKDLKKPRGKKCFFVKFFGTEDHAWIKVEQLKPYHAHKEEMIKINKGKRFQQAVDAVEEFLRRAKGKDQTSSHNSADDKNRRNSSEERSRPNSGDEKRKLSLSEGKVKKNVGEGKKRVSSGSSERGSKSPLKRAQEQSPRKRGRPPKDEKDLTIPESSTVKGMMAGPMAAFKWQPTASEPVKDADPHFHHFLLSQTEKETGSTSIQAADSTAVNGSITPTDKKIGFLGLGLMGSGIVSNLLKMGHTVTVWNRTAEKCDLFIQEGARLGRTPAEVVSTCDITFACVSDPKAAKDLVLGPSGVLQGIRPGKCYVDMSTVDADTVTELAQVIVSRGGRFLEAPVSGNQQLSNDGMLVILAAGDRGLYEDCSSCFQAMGKTSFFLGEVGNAAKMMLIVNMVQGSFMATIAEGLTLAQVTGQSQQTLLDILNQGQLASIFLDQKCQNILQGNFKPDFYLKYIQKDLRLAIALGDAVNHPTPMAAAANEVYKRAKALDQSDNDMSAVYRAYIH; encoded by the exons TGCCTGGATCAAAGTGGAACAGCTAAAGCCATATCATGCTCACAAAgaggaaatgataaagattaaCAAGGGTAAACGATTCCAGCAAGCTGTGGATGCTGTGGAAGAGTTCCTCAGGAGAGCCAAAGGGAAAGACCAG ACATCATCCCACAATTCTGCTGATGACAAGAATCGGCGTAATTCCAGTGAGGAGAGAAGTAGGCCAAACTCAGGTGATGAGAAGCGCAAGCTTAGCCTGTCTGAAGGGAAGGTGAAGAAGAAcgtgggagaaggaaagaagagggtgTCTTCAGGCTCTTCAGAGAGAGGCTCCAAATCCCCTCTGAAAAGAGCCCAAGAGCAGAGTCCCCGGAAGCGGGGTCGGCCCCCAAAGGATGAGAAG GATCTCACCATCCCTGAGTCCAGTACCGTCAAGGGGATGATGGCCGGACCGATGGCGGCGTTTAAGTGGCAGCCGACTGCCAGTGAG CCTGTTAAAGATGCAGATCCTCATTTCCATCATTTCCTGCTGAGCCAAACAGAGAAG GAAACTGGTTCCACCTCCATCCAGGCAGCTGACAGCACAGCCGTGAATGGCAGCATCACACCCACAgacaaaaa GATAGGATTTCTGGGCCTTGGCCTCATGGGAAGTGGCATCGTCTCCAACTTGCTAAAAATGGGTCACACGGTCACTGTCTGGAACCGCACTGCAGAGAAA TGTGATTTGTTCATCCAGGAGGGGGCCCGCCTAGGAAGAACCCCCGCTGAAGTTGTTTCAACTTGTGACATCACTTTCGCCTGTGTGTCGGATCCCAAGGCAGCCAAGGAC CTGGTGCTGGGCCCCAGTGGTGTGCTGCAAGGGATCCGCCCTGGAAAGTGCTACGTGGACATGTCAACGGTGGACGCTGACACAGTCACCGAGCTGGCCCAG GTGATTGTGTCCAGGGGGGGCCGCTTTCTGGAAGCACCAGTCTCAGGGAATCAGCAGCTGTCTAATGATGGGATGTTGGTGATCTTAGCAGCTGGAGATAGGGGCTTATACGAGGACTGCAGCAGCTGCTTCCAGGCAATGGGGAAGACCTCCTTCTTTCTAG GTGAAGTTGGCAACGCAGCCAAGATGATGCTGATTGTGAACATGGTCCAAGGGAGCTTCATGGCCACCATCGCTGAGGGGCTGACCTTGGCCCAGGTGACAGGCCAGTCCCAGCAGACACTCCTGGACATCCTCAACCAGGGACAGTTGGCCAGTATCTTTCTGGACCAGAAGTGCCAAA ATATCCTGCAAGGAAACTTTAAGCCTGATTTCTACCTGAAATACATTCAGAAGGATCTGCGCTTGGCCATTGCGCTGGGCGATGCCGTCAACCACCCAACTCCCATGGCAGCTGCAGCCAACGAG gtGTACAAAAGAGCCAAGGCACTGGACCAGTCTGACAACGATATGTCTGCCGTGTACCGAGCTTACATACACTAA
- the ROGDI gene encoding protein rogdi homolog: MATAMAATAAERAVLEEEFRWLLHDEVHAVLRQLQDILKEASLRFTLPGSGTEGTTKQENFILGSCGTDQVKGVLTLQGDALSQADVNLKMPRNNQLLHFAFRDDKQWKLQQIQDARNHVSQAMYLLTNRDDSYQFKTGAEVLKLMDAVMLQLTRARNRLTTPATLTLPEIAASGLTRMFAPALPSDLLVNVYINLNKLCLTVYQLHALQPNSTKNFRPAGGAVLHSPGAMFEWGSQRLEVSHVHKVECVIPWLNDALVYFTVSLQLCQQLKDKISVFSSYWSYRPF; encoded by the exons ATGGCGACCGCGATGGCAGCGACGGCGGCGGAGCGGGCGGTGCTG GAGGAGGAGTTCCGCTGGCTGCTGCACGACGAGGTGCACGCCGTGCTGAGGCAGCTGCAGGACATCCTCAAG GAGGCCTCTCTCCGTTTCACTCTGCCGGGCTCGGGCACCGAGGGTACCACCAAGCAGGAGAACTTCATCCTGGGCAGCTGCGG CACAGACCAGGTGAAGGGTGTGCTGACTCTGCAAGGGGACGCCCTCAGCCAGGCC GACGTGAACCTGAAGATGCCCCGTAACAACCAGCTGCTGCACTTCGCCTTCCGGGATGACAAGCAGTGGAAGCTGCAGCAG ATCCAGGATGCCAGGAACCACGTGAGCCAAGCCATGTACCTCCTCACCAACCGGGACGATAGCTACCAGTTCAAGACGGGAGCCGAGGTCCTCAAG CTGATGGACGCGGTGATGCTCCAGCTGACCAGAGCCCGAAACCGGCTCACCACCCCGGCCACCCTCACCCTGCCTGAGATCGCCGCCAGCGGCCTCACG CGGATGTtcgcccctgccctgccctccgaCCTGCTGGTGAACGTCTACATCAACCTCAACAAGCTCTGCCTCACCGTGTACCAGCTGCACGCCCTGCAGCCCAACTCCACCAAG AACTTCCGCCCAGCTGGAGGCGCCGTGCTGCACAGCCCCGGGGCCATGTT CGAGTGGGGCTCCCAGCGCCTGGAGGTGAGCCACGTGCACAAGGTGGAGTGCGTGATCCCCTGGCTCAACGACGCCCTGGTCTACTTCACCGTGTCCCTGCAGCTCTGCCAGCAGCTCAAGGACAAG ATCTCCGTGTTCTCCAGCTACTGGAGCTACAGACCCTTCTGA
- the SMIM22 gene encoding small integral membrane protein 22 isoform X1, with the protein MSLSLEELEATAQEVLGKIRSHQPFQSSWDTAAFIVFLTFIGTVLFLLLLVLAHCCCSSCCSSPRPRNESAGKVRPSERHKGVDNLALEP; encoded by the exons ATGAGTCTGTCCCTGGAGGAGCTGGAGGCCACAGCTCAGGAAGTGCTGGGCAAAATAAGGAGCCACCAGCCGTTCCAGTCCTCATGGGACACCGCTGCCTTCATCGTCTTCCTCACCTTCATCG GCACCGtgctgttcctgctgctgctggtcctcGCCCACTGCTGCTGCAGCTCCTGCTGCAGCTCCCCCAGACCCCGGAACGAAAGCGCTGGGAAGGTGAGGCCCTCA GAAAGACACAAGGGAGTGGACAACTTGGCCCtagaaccttaa
- the SMIM22 gene encoding small integral membrane protein 22 isoform X2 — protein sequence MSLSLEELEATAQEVLGKIRSHQPFQSSWDTAAFIVFLTFIGTVLFLLLLVLAHCCCSSCCSSPRPRNESAGKERHKGVDNLALEP from the exons ATGAGTCTGTCCCTGGAGGAGCTGGAGGCCACAGCTCAGGAAGTGCTGGGCAAAATAAGGAGCCACCAGCCGTTCCAGTCCTCATGGGACACCGCTGCCTTCATCGTCTTCCTCACCTTCATCG GCACCGtgctgttcctgctgctgctggtcctcGCCCACTGCTGCTGCAGCTCCTGCTGCAGCTCCCCCAGACCCCGGAACGAAAGCGCTGGGAAG GAAAGACACAAGGGAGTGGACAACTTGGCCCtagaaccttaa